The following are encoded in a window of Catharus ustulatus isolate bCatUst1 chromosome 12, bCatUst1.pri.v2, whole genome shotgun sequence genomic DNA:
- the UNC45A gene encoding protein unc-45 homolog A → MEEPVTAEQLRARGNALFQAGDHGAALAVYTEALSLSDAAAERAVLHRNRAACYLKLEDYAKAEADATKAIEADGRDVKALFRRSQALQQLGRLDQAVTDLQRCVSLEPRNKAFQEALRALGSSMHEKMKAMSCTDSKVEQMFQILLDLDEKDADKKQKAAQNLIVLAREEAGAEKIFQSDGVRLLMQLLDTAKADLMLAALRTLVGLCSGHRSRTTAILSELGAPRLAAVLGVEHEQVSLAACNLLHVMFDSLKEGLQKDFRGKEDALVLDSSKDLKLLIKHLLELLVLEGASAHGRDNALNLLIKVVPRKSPKETNNSLSLWVIDQGLKKILEVGSTVCGSLGSLPVTENTRMSTSVLLSKLYEDLKCDAERENFHHLCEDYVRSWFEGHELPGKLRAIQTVSCLLQGPSDAGNRVLELEGIMDSVLSLCASVTEAHQLVAVEALIHAADKAKRASFITANGVNLLKEIYKHSERDSIRIRALVGLCKLGSAGGTDFSMKQFAEGSTMKLAKQCRKWLCNEAIDAGTRRWAVEGLAYLTFDADVKEEFVEDKAAMQAMFQLAKSEDRSVLYAVASTLVNCTNSYDHEEPDPQMLELAKYAKQHIPEQHPKDKPEFVKRRVRKLLTAGVVSALACMVKSENPALTNSCRELISRVFLALVEEAEDRGGVVAQGGGKALIPLSLEGTEVGQTKAAQALAKITITSNPEMAFPGERIYEVVRPLVSLLHLQRTGLENFEGLMALTNLAGISERLRQKILKERAVPMIEGYMFEEHELIRLAATECMCNMAMSKEVQEMFLAEGSDRLKLMVLYSGEEDEKLRRAASGTLAMLTSLHPPICKRIPQVTVHWLEILQALLLSPSAELQHRGAVVVMNMMAAAREVAEQLIASEMLEILSVLAKDKEKPRVAQAAQESLAHAVAYGLIKPNPGHA, encoded by the exons ATGGAGGAGCCG GTGACGGCGGAGCAGCTTCGGGCGCGGGGAAACGCACTGTTCCAGGCGGGGGATCACGGAGCCGCCCTCGCTGTCTATACGGAGGCTTTGAGCCTGAGCGATGCGGCGGCGGAGCGCGCCGTGCTGCACCGGAACCGGGCTGCGTGTTACCTGAAGCTG GAGGATTACGCCAAAGCAGAGGCTGATGCGACTAAAG CCATCGAAGCTGACGGCCGGGACGTGAAGGCGCTGTTCCGCCGcagccaggccctgcagcagctgggccgCCTGGACCAGGCTGTCACGGACCTGCAGCGCTGCGTGAGCCTGGAGCCCAGGAACAAGGCCTTCCAGGAGGCCCTGcgtgccctgggcagcagcatgcACGAGAAG ATGAAGGCCATGTCCTGCACGGACTCGAAAGTGGAGCAGATGTTCCAGATCTTGCTGGATCTCGATGAAAAGGATGCGGACAAGAAGCAGAAA GCTGCACAGAACTTGATCGTGCTGGCACGAgaagaggctggagcagagaagATCTTCCAGAGTGATGGCGTGAGGCTGCTGATGCAGCTGCTGGACACGGCCAAGGCTGACCTGATGCTGGCAGCTCTGCGCACActggtggggctgtgctccGGCCACCGCTCTCGT ACCACGGCCATCTTGTCGGAACTGGGGGCACCCCGtcttgcagcagtgctgggtgtggAGCATGAGCAGGTGTCCCTGGCTGCCTGCAACCTGCTGCACGTGATGTTCGATTCCCTGAAGGAGGGGCTGCAGAAAGACTTCCGTGGGAAGGAGGATGCCTTGGTGCTGG ATTCCTCCAAGGACCTGAAACTGCTGATCAAGCACCTCCTGGAGCTGCTAGTGCTGGAAGGGGCCTCAGCGCATGGCCGTGACAACGCCCTCAACCTGCTCATCAAGGTGGTGCCCAGGAAGTCACCAAAGGAGACCAACAACAGCCTGAGCCTCTGGGTGATTGACCAGG GCCTGAAGAAGATTCTGGAGGTGGGCAGCACAGTGTgtggcagcctgggcagcctgccTGTGACAGAGAACACCCGGATGAGCACCTCTGTTCTGCTGAGCAAACTGTATGAGGACCTGAAGTGTGACGCTGAGAGGGAAAACTTCCACCATCTGTGCGAGGACTATGTGAG GAGCTGGTTCGAGGGGCACGAGCTGCCAGGAAAGCTGCGGGCCATTCAGACAGTGTCGTGCCTGCTGCAGGGTCCCTCGGATGCAGGGAACAGGGTGCTAGAGCTGGAGGGGATCATGGACAGTGTGCTGTCCCTCTGCGCCTCTGTCACCGAGGCCCACCAGCTGGTAGCGGTGGAGGCGCTGATCCACGCTGCTGACAAGGCCAAGCGTGCCTCCTTCATCACGGCCAACGGCGTCAACCTGCTCAAGGAGATCTACAAGCACAGCGAGAGGGACAGCATCCGCATCCGTGCGCTCGTG gggctctgcAAGCTGGGATCCGCTGGTGGCACGGACTTCAGCATGAAGCAGTTTGCTGAGGGATCCACCATGAAGCTGGCCAAGCAGTGCCGCAA GTGGCTCTGCAATGAGGCCATCGATGCAGGCACACGGCGCTGGGCTGTAGAGGGCCTGGCCTACCTCACCTTCGATGCAGATGTCAAGGAGGAGTTTGTGGAGGACAAGGCAGCAATGCAGGCCATGTTCCAGCTGGCCAAG TCAGAGGACAGGAGTGTGCTCTATGCTGTTGCCTCCACGCTGGTGAACTGCACCAACAGCTACGACCATGAGGAGCCAGACCCACAGATGCTGGAGCTGGCCAAGTATGCcaagcagcacatcccagagcagcaccccaAG GACAAGCCCGAGTTTGTGAAGCGGCGCGTGCGGAAACTGCTGACGGCCGGCGTGGTGTCGGCTCTGGCCTGCATGGTGAAGAGCGAGAACCCAGCGCTCACCAACTCCTGTCGGGAGCTGATCTCCAG AGTGTTCCTGGCGCTGGTGGAGGAGGCAGAAGACCGGGGAGGTGTGGTTGCTCAAGGAGGAGGCAAG GCGCTGatcccactgtccctggagggCACTGAGGTGGGGCAGACCAAGGCAGCGCAGGCCCTAGCGAAGATCACCATCACCTCCAACCCGGAGATGGCGTTCCCTGGGGAGCGg ATCTACGAGGTGGTGCGGCCCCTGGTCAGCCTCCTGCACCTGCAGCGTACAGGCCTGGAGAACTTTGAAGGGCTGATGGCCCTGACCAACCTGGCTGGCATCAGCGAGAGGCTGCG GCAGAAGATCCTGAAAGAGCGGGCTGTGCCCATGATTGAGGGGTACATGTTCGAGGAGCACGAGCTGATCCGGCTAGCTGCAACCGAGTGCATGTGCAACATGGCCATGAGCAAGGAG GTGCAGGAGATGTTCCTGGCTGAGGGCAGTGACCGGCTGAAGCTGATGGTCCTGTACAGTGGGGAGGAGGATGAGAAGCTGCGGCGGGCAGCCTCGGGGACCCTGGCCATGCTGacttccctgcatccccccaTCTGCAAGCGGATTCCCCAGGTG ACAGTGCACTGGCTGGAGATCCTGCAGgccctgctgctgagccccagTGCGGAGCTGCAGCACCGCGGCGCCGTGGTGGTGATGAACATGATGGCAGCTGCTCGGGAGGTGGCCGAGCAGCTCATCGCCAGCGAGATGTTGGAGATCCTCTCCGTGCTTGCCAAGGACAAGGAGAAGCCGCGGGTAGCGCAGGCGGCCCAGGAGAGCCTGGCACACGCAGTGGCTTACGGGCTCATCAAGCCCAACCCTGGGCACGCCTGA